The proteins below come from a single Thalassotalea ponticola genomic window:
- the truC gene encoding tRNA pseudouridine(65) synthase TruC, which translates to MSVDNNGQNSELEFSRGTDAVSCPEDAEKPELYILYQDEYLIAVNKPSGLFVHRSYLDRDQKYFALQLVRDMVGKYVYPLHRLDRPTSGVLLFAFDQQTARIMGQMFTDKTIAKRYLAICRGHLPEHGRVEHPLKEKLDKIGDKYASDNTLAKQAVTDFTRLATATLPIALGKYPTIRYSLVALVPHTGRRHQIRRHLAHLRHPIIGDINYGDNKQNPFFRNHFGVNRLMLHAQQLSFNHPVTQTEVIIDAPLDQQWLDIISKLGWHQAVQTHTEGGHKTSATDSI; encoded by the coding sequence ATGAGTGTTGATAATAATGGACAAAACAGCGAATTGGAGTTCAGTCGAGGAACTGATGCTGTAAGTTGTCCCGAAGACGCAGAAAAACCTGAATTATATATTCTTTATCAAGATGAATATTTGATTGCAGTGAACAAACCAAGTGGCTTGTTTGTGCATCGCTCTTATCTCGATCGCGATCAAAAATACTTCGCCTTACAATTGGTCCGCGACATGGTGGGGAAGTACGTGTATCCGTTGCATCGGTTAGACAGGCCAACCTCTGGTGTGTTGTTGTTTGCCTTTGATCAACAAACAGCGCGAATTATGGGGCAAATGTTCACTGATAAAACGATTGCCAAGCGCTATTTGGCAATCTGTCGCGGTCACTTGCCAGAGCATGGTCGTGTGGAACATCCGCTCAAAGAAAAATTAGATAAAATTGGTGACAAGTACGCCTCAGATAACACCCTTGCCAAACAGGCCGTTACCGATTTTACACGTTTAGCAACGGCGACGTTGCCCATTGCATTAGGTAAGTATCCAACGATTCGTTACTCCTTAGTCGCGCTTGTGCCTCATACCGGTAGGCGTCATCAAATTCGCCGTCATCTCGCCCATTTGAGACACCCTATTATCGGCGATATCAACTATGGCGATAACAAACAAAATCCGTTTTTTCGCAACCACTTTGGTGTTAATCGACTGATGCTCCACGCGCAGCAACTGTCGTTTAACCATCCAGTGACCCAAACAGAGGTGATTATCGATGCGCCCCTTGATCAGCAATGGCTGGACATTATCAGTAAGCTCGGCTGGCATCAAGCTGTGCAAACCCATACAGAGGGTGGTCACAAAACGAGTGCAACTGATAGCATTTAG
- a CDS encoding AMP-binding protein — MQYQTPLQHFLRHAQQRPEQTFLHQPIAGEYRQFTFSETERQARIIANFLLSQGYQPGDRIGIIAKNCAHWLIADLAIMMAGMVSVPIYGTAGQSTISYVVEHSDMRALFVGPLDNYDALTNTQAENCQTISLGNDYAISHPCDFSLDDILQSHQPLEQVHQADIDDTMSIVYTSGTTGAPKGAVISYKNLASAGHATMEAISANQHDRVVSYLPLAHITERCVIEMTAFEAGFQVYFVQGLDTFIDNVKYCQPTFFISVPRLWTKFQAQILARISQAKLSFLLALPVVGGLVAKKIRTQLGLDQSRVFASGSAPISVSVLEWFYKLGIPISEGWGMTETSGFSCGNLPFERKLLGTIGRPAQCVEMKLSEQGEVLIKGDAITKAYYKNSKATAEAFDGEWFKTGDKGKQDDNGAYQIIGRIKEQFKTAKGKYVVPVPIERMLAKNVQIEQVCVIGYGRPQPVALVVLSEGIDVNHGNVKQSLQQTLAEVNSELESHQRLDYLYVCKEGWTVENELLTPTLKLKRNQIEEAYTAKLPEKSADKVVVEAQ; from the coding sequence ATGCAATATCAAACGCCATTACAACATTTTCTGCGTCATGCACAGCAGCGTCCTGAGCAAACCTTTTTACATCAGCCAATTGCCGGGGAATATCGCCAATTCACTTTTTCTGAGACCGAACGTCAAGCTCGCATTATTGCCAATTTCTTATTAAGTCAGGGTTATCAACCTGGCGATCGCATTGGTATTATTGCCAAAAATTGCGCCCATTGGTTGATTGCCGATTTGGCGATTATGATGGCCGGTATGGTCAGTGTACCAATTTATGGTACCGCAGGTCAGAGCACCATCAGTTATGTCGTCGAGCACTCGGATATGCGCGCCTTGTTTGTAGGACCTTTGGATAACTACGACGCGTTGACGAATACCCAAGCCGAAAATTGTCAGACCATATCACTTGGCAATGATTACGCCATATCACACCCATGTGACTTTAGCTTAGATGATATTTTACAGTCGCATCAGCCTCTCGAACAGGTTCATCAGGCTGACATTGATGATACGATGTCAATCGTTTACACATCAGGTACCACTGGTGCGCCCAAAGGCGCAGTGATAAGTTATAAAAACTTGGCAAGCGCTGGGCATGCAACCATGGAGGCGATATCGGCAAATCAACACGATCGAGTTGTTTCGTATTTACCGTTGGCTCATATCACTGAGCGATGCGTGATCGAAATGACTGCATTTGAAGCCGGTTTTCAAGTGTATTTTGTGCAAGGGCTCGATACCTTTATCGATAATGTAAAGTACTGCCAACCGACGTTTTTCATCTCAGTGCCTCGCCTGTGGACTAAATTCCAAGCGCAAATTTTAGCTAGGATATCGCAAGCCAAATTGAGCTTCTTGTTGGCATTGCCGGTTGTTGGTGGTTTAGTGGCGAAAAAAATCCGCACCCAGCTTGGCTTGGATCAGTCTCGGGTTTTTGCCAGTGGCTCAGCGCCAATTTCGGTTTCGGTACTCGAGTGGTTTTACAAGTTAGGTATTCCGATCAGCGAGGGGTGGGGGATGACCGAAACTTCTGGTTTTTCGTGTGGCAACTTGCCGTTTGAACGCAAATTACTGGGCACTATTGGCCGCCCGGCACAATGCGTTGAAATGAAGCTGTCAGAACAAGGAGAGGTTTTGATCAAAGGTGATGCGATCACCAAAGCGTATTATAAAAACAGTAAAGCCACCGCCGAAGCATTTGATGGCGAATGGTTTAAAACCGGTGACAAAGGCAAACAAGACGACAATGGTGCGTATCAAATAATCGGCCGTATTAAAGAGCAATTTAAAACGGCGAAAGGCAAATATGTGGTGCCGGTACCGATTGAGCGGATGTTGGCGAAAAATGTGCAAATTGAACAAGTGTGCGTGATTGGTTACGGTCGTCCTCAGCCGGTAGCCCTAGTGGTGTTGTCTGAAGGTATTGATGTTAACCACGGCAATGTCAAACAGTCGTTACAACAAACCTTAGCTGAAGTTAACAGCGAGCTAGAGTCACATCAACGCCTTGATTATCTGTACGTGTGTAAAGAGGGGTGGACGGTAGAGAATGAGTTACTGACGCCAACGTTGAAGCTTAAACGCAACCAAATTGAAGAGGCGTATACGGCCAAATTGCCAGAGAAAAGCGCTGATAAAGTAGTGGTTGAAGCGCAA